In the genome of Desulfovibrio sp. JC022, the window AGATTTTTTTTATGCTGCGCTATCTTCTTTTTATTTCTACTACTGCTACTTAACTTAATAACCTCATCATAAGCCTTAGGCCAGTCAATAGTATTAAGATACGCAAAATCTTTAACCATAGATAACACTCTGCCAGTGGCTGTCTCGGACTTCGCTTTTATACATAAATAATTAATTCCTGAGTCAACAATTTTAAAGATAAGCATTGGATCCTGACCTACAAATTCCATCGAAATCAATTTTGCTATCTTTTTCTCCTTATATTCACGTGATAATTTATAAGTATTAAGGACTTCTTGAATAATACCAGAGGACAAACAAAAGGTGTGGTACGGAGTACGCGAGACAGAATTGCAATTAATAACCATACGCACATCACCATTTTTATCTTGAAACATTGTGGTGCATCCTGCAACTTTCAACGCTTTAAAATCTTGCACAGTCCCTACTGGTCTTGATAATCCCGTAACCCCTTTTGCAACAGGACACCATCTATTGGCCCAATCAGAATATTCATCAATAAGGACCTCGAATACTTTACACTCTGGAGATTCAACATAAAGATCAGTATGTTTTCCTAAAGTAAGTAAATGCGCTTCATTTCCTTGAAACAATACAAACACAAGATTATCATTAGTTATTTTATTATATCCTATATGGTAGTGCCTTACCCCTAATCCTGATGCCATAAAATCCAATATAAACTTCCCATTTCTATCAATATACCCAAGTGTATTCCTCGTGATAAACGTTCAGCTACAGGTAAGGATGAGTCATTTAACTGGCTATTTCCACACCTTAAAAACTTAACTAACAAATTAAATTTATCCAGAAGAACTTCATCTTTTACATTCCTAAGTTGGTCTTTTATCGCATTTGAGAAAATAACGACATGAGGACGAGGAGGAGTTTTAGCCTCAAGATTTCTACTCATTATAGCCAACGCACCATTTAATCCCCCATCAAACAATGAAAGCTCTTTCTCGGAAAGAACCTGACTAGCGATGCTCGCGATGTAATGTTCAAGGCTATTAATCAATTCTTTTTCAATCTTCTTTTTCACTACCTTTCACTCCTAAAACAAGAACTCATACCGCATGGCTAAATCCACAAACGGGTTTATAGATAACAGTAAATATCACCAACAGACAAGAACCTCCCCATCCCCCCTTGCCATCCCCCCCACAAGTATTATGTTCTGGTAACGCAAAATTTCACGCCGCTATCAATGAATATCCCACGGCGTAATTATTGAATTCATAAACAAATTGAACTCAATCCGTCATATTGAAATAGATGAATCAGGAGATAAATATGGAAATGAGAGGAACAACCATTCTGGCCGTTAAGGACGATAAAGGCACTGCCATGATCGGTGACGGTCAGGTCACTATGGGACAGGCTGTGGTGATGAAACATTCCGCGGTCAAAGTCCGTACCCTTTACAATGATCAGGTTATCGCCGGATTCGCCGGGGCAACCGCTGATGCATTTACCCTTTTTGAACGCTTTGAAAAGAAACTCAAAACCTACTCCGGCAACCTTGTTCGTTCCGCCGTTGAAATGGCAACTGACTGGCGTACAGATAAATTCCTGCGCAAACTGGAAGCCATGATCATGGTTGCTGACGCCGAGCACATCCTCATCATCAGCGGTAACGGCGATGTTATCGAACCTGACGATGGTGTTGCAGCTATCGGTTCCGGCGGTTCCTACGCTCTTTCCGCAGCCCGTGCGCTCATGCGCAACACTGAGATGCCTGCTGCGGAGATCGCGCAGAAATCCATGGAAATAGCCAGTGAAATCTGCGTTTATACCAATGACCACTTTGTTCTCAAAACCCTTGAAAAATAAAAGTCGCGAGCCTGAAAATGAGCAATCTTACACCTAGAGAAATCGTTTCTGAACTGGATAAATTTATCATCGGCCAGTCCGATGCCAAACGGATGGTCGCCATTGCCATGCGTAACCGCTGGCGCCGTCAGCAGCTTCCGCCGGAACTGCGCGACGAAATCGCACCCAAAAACATCATCATGATGGGGCCTACCGGCGTTGGTAAAACTGAAATCGCCCGCCGTCTGGCTAAGCTTGCCAAATGTCCTTTCTTCAAAGTCGAAGCCACCAAATTTACCGAGGTTGGTTATGTGGGCCGCGATGTTGAATCCATGGTCCGCGACCTGATGGAGATCGGCATCAGCCTTGTACGCAAAGAAGAAATGGAGAAGGTCAAAGTCAAGGCAGAAAA includes:
- the hslV gene encoding ATP-dependent protease subunit HslV, translated to MEMRGTTILAVKDDKGTAMIGDGQVTMGQAVVMKHSAVKVRTLYNDQVIAGFAGATADAFTLFERFEKKLKTYSGNLVRSAVEMATDWRTDKFLRKLEAMIMVADAEHILIISGNGDVIEPDDGVAAIGSGGSYALSAARALMRNTEMPAAEIAQKSMEIASEICVYTNDHFVLKTLEK